Proteins from a single region of Mus pahari chromosome 2, PAHARI_EIJ_v1.1, whole genome shotgun sequence:
- the Arntl2 gene encoding LOW QUALITY PROTEIN: aryl hydrocarbon receptor nuclear translocator-like protein 2 (The sequence of the model RefSeq protein was modified relative to this genomic sequence to represent the inferred CDS: substituted 1 base at 1 genomic stop codon), giving the protein PSREAHSQKEKCRRDKMNHLIQKLSSMIPPHIPTAHKLDKLSVLRRAVQYLRSLRGMTELYLGENSKPSFIQDKELSHLILKGVNSDCLCDSPCSVICPFDYSCFSDHRKFHTVHCTGYVRSWPLNVVSMEKETGGGKDSCPLTCLVAMGRLHPYIVPQKSGKINMRPAEFITRFAMNGKFVYVDQRATAILGYLPXELLGTSCYEYFHQDNHSSLTDKHKSVLQSKEKILTVLYKFRVKDGSFVTLKSKWFRFTSPWTKELEYIVSVNMLVSGRSETRLSLLQCGSSQSLEDSFRQSCINVPGRSTGTVLGAGSTATDIANEVLSLQRSHSSSPEDANPSEEVRDDHSVNDGRTHGPVSDVIVIVSGPFYEDTWTFLLTQSS; this is encoded by the exons ccttccagggAAGCTCACAGCCAGAAGGAAAAGTGTCGGAGAGACAAGATGAACCATCTGATTCAGAAACTGTCATCTATGATCCCTCCACACATCCCCACAGCCCACAAACTGGACAAACTCAGCGTCCTGAGGAGGGCAGTGCAGTACTTGAGGTCTCTGAG AGGCATGACAGAGCTTTACTTGGGAGAAAACTCTAAACCTTCATTTATTCAGGATAAGGAACTCAGTCACTTAATCCTCAAG GGTGTGAACAGTGACTGTCTGTGTGACTCCCCATGCTCTGTCATTTGTCCTTTTGATTACAGCTGCTTTAGTG ACCATAGAAAATTCCACACCGTCCATTGCACTGGATACGTGAGAAGCTGGCCTCTGAATGTTGTTAGCATGGAGAAAGAGACGGGTGGTGGGAAAGACAGCTGTCCTCTTACCTGCCTTGTGGCTATGGGACGGTTGCATCCATACATTGTCCCTCAGAAGAGTGGCAAGATCAACATGAGACCGGCTGAGTTCATAACCCGCTTTGCAATGAACGGGAAATTCGTCTACGTTGACCAAAG GGCAACAGCAATTTTAGGATATCTGCCTTAGGAACTTTTGGGAACTTCATGTTATGAATATTTTCATCAGGATAACCACAGTAGTTTGACTGACAAGCACAAATCAG TTCTGCAGAGTAAGGAGAAAATACTTACAGTCTTGTACAAATTCAGAGTGAAGGACGGCTCCTTCGTAACTCTGAAGAGCAAGTGGTTCAGATTCACTAGCCCTTGGACCAAAGAGCTGGAATACATCGTGTCTGTCAACATGCTGGTTTC GGGGCGCAGTGAGACCAGGCTATCTTTGCTTCAGTGTGGCAGCAGCCAGTCCTTGGAAG ACTCATTTAGACAATCCTGCATCAATGTGCCTGGCAGATCCACGGGGACTGTCCTTGGTGCTGGGAGTACTGCAACAGATATTGCAAATGAGGTTCTGAGTTTACAGAG GTCACACTCCTCATCCCCAGAAGATGCAAACCCTTCCGAAGAAGTGAGAGATGACCACAGTGTAAACGATGGGCGCACCCATGGGCCTGTGAGTGACGTCATTGTCATTGTGTCAGGACCATTCTATGAAGATACATGGACCTTTCTGCTGACTCAGTCATCTTAA